A single genomic interval of Mucilaginibacter boryungensis harbors:
- a CDS encoding glycosyltransferase family 2 protein, whose amino-acid sequence MNAFSNPKWLDKYTFNYKSIDEIPDTVYNAINSKLDNLLSETPEVSITIAAWNEEVNMLPTISSLADSSTKIPFEIIVVNNNSTDRTQEVLDKLHIKSFQQPIQGCGPARQVGLEQAKGKYILTADADCIYPPGWIDGMINALKESGVVCVYGRYSFIANDHAPRWKLYLYEKMKDVIAEVRQQKRPYLNTLGMTMGYIREYALKVGYVMQHIRGEDGRLTFDLMQFGKVKQVKDDKYRTWTGTRTIDQDKSLFRAISTRVIGELKNLTSYLKPHPPHDTKTSKN is encoded by the coding sequence GAGATACCCGATACGGTGTATAACGCTATTAATAGCAAGCTGGATAATTTGCTAAGCGAGACACCCGAAGTAAGTATTACCATTGCTGCCTGGAACGAAGAGGTGAATATGCTGCCTACCATTAGCTCACTTGCCGATAGCAGCACTAAAATTCCATTTGAAATTATTGTAGTAAACAACAACTCTACCGACAGGACACAGGAGGTATTGGATAAGTTGCATATTAAAAGTTTTCAGCAACCTATACAAGGTTGCGGCCCTGCGCGCCAGGTGGGCCTGGAACAAGCTAAAGGCAAATATATTTTAACGGCTGATGCCGATTGTATTTACCCCCCGGGTTGGATTGATGGTATGATAAATGCGCTTAAAGAATCCGGCGTGGTTTGTGTTTATGGCAGATACTCGTTCATAGCAAACGATCATGCACCTCGCTGGAAGCTGTACCTTTATGAAAAAATGAAGGACGTGATTGCCGAGGTGCGCCAGCAAAAACGCCCATATTTAAATACCCTGGGTATGACCATGGGGTATATACGTGAATATGCCTTAAAGGTAGGCTATGTAATGCAGCACATACGCGGCGAAGATGGGCGCTTAACTTTTGACCTGATGCAGTTTGGCAAAGTAAAACAGGTGAAGGATGATAAATACCGCACCTGGACAGGTACCCGCACCATCGATCAGGATAAAAGCTTGTTTAGGGCTATTTCCACCCGCGTAATTGGCGAACTGAAAAATTTAACCAGCTATTTAAAGCCCCATCCGCCGCACGATACCAAAACGTCAAAAAATTAA